In Ailuropoda melanoleuca isolate Jingjing chromosome 4, ASM200744v2, whole genome shotgun sequence, the following proteins share a genomic window:
- the ADGRL1 gene encoding adhesion G protein-coupled receptor L1 isoform X2, translating into MARLAAALWSVCVTAVLVTSATQGLSRAGLPFGLMRRELACEGYPIELRCPGSDVIMVENANYGRTDDKICDADPFQMENVQCYLPDAFKIMSQRCNNRTQCVVVAGSDAFPDPCPGTYKYLEVQYDCVPYKVEQKVFVCPGTLQKVLEPTSTHESEHQSGAWCKDPLQAGDRIYVMPWIPYRTDTLTEYASWEDYVAARHTTTYRLPNRVDGTGFVVYDGAVFYNKERTRNIVKYDLRTRIKSGETVINTANYHDTSPYRWGGKTDIDLAVDENGLWVIYATEGNNGRLVVSQLNPYTLRFEGTWETGYDKRSASNAFMVCGVLYVLRSVYVDDDSEAAGNRVDYAFNTNANREEPVSLAFPNPYQFVSSVDYNPRDNQLYVWNNYFVVRYSLEFGPPDPSAGPATSPPLSTTTTARPTPLTSTASPAATTPLRRVPLTTHPVGAINQLGPDLPPATAPAPSTRRPPAPNLHMSPELFCEPREVRRVQWPATQQGMLVERPCPKGTRGIASFQCLPALGLWNPRGPDLSNCTSPWVNQVAQKIKSGENAANIASELARHTRGSIYAGDVSSSVKLMEQLLDILDAQLQALRPIERESAGKNYNKMHKRERTCKDYIKAVVETVDNLLRPEALESWKDMNATEQVHTATMLLDVLEEGAFLLADNVREPARFLAAKQNVVLEVTVLNTEGQVQELVFPQEYPSENSIQLSANTIKQNSRNGVVKVVFILYNNLGLFLSTENATVKLAGEAGSGGPGGASLVVNSQVIAASINKESSRVFLMDPVIFTVAHLEAKNHFNANCSFWNYSERSMLGYWSTQGCRLVESNKTHTTCACSHLTNFAVLMAHREIYQGRINELLLSVITWVGIVISLVCLAICISTFCFLRGLQTDRNTIHKNLCINLFLAELLFLVGIDKTQYEIACPIFAGLLHYFFLAAFSWLCLEGVHLYLLLVEVFESEYSRTKYYYLGGYCFPALVVGIAAAIDYRSYGTEKACWLRVDNYFIWSFIGPVSFVIVVNLVFLMVTLHKMIRSSSVLKPDSSRLDNIKSWALGAIALLFLLGLTWAFGLLFINKESVVMAYLFTTFNAFQGVFIFVFHCALQKKVHKEYSKCLRHSYCCIRSPPGGAHGSLKTSAMRSNTRYYTGTQSRIRRMWNDTVRKQTESSFMAGDINSTPTLNRGTMGNHLLTNPVLQPRGGTSPYNTLIAESVGFNPSSPPVFNSPGSYREPKHPLGGREACGMDTLPLNGNFNNSYSLRSGDFPPGDGASEPPRGRNLADAAAFEKMIISELVHNNLRGSSSGAKGPPPPEPPVPPVPGGGGEEEAGGPGGADRAEIELLYKALEEPLLLPRAQSVLYQSDLDESESCTAEDGATSRPLSSPPGRDSLYASGANLRDSPSYPDSSPEGPSEALPPPPPAPPGPPEIYYTSRPPALVARNPLQGYYQVRRPSHEGYLAAPGLEGPGPDGDGQMQLVTSL; encoded by the exons ATGGCCCGCCTGGCCGCCGCGCTCTGGAGTGTGTGCGTCACCGCCGTCCTGGTCACCTCGGCCACCCAAG GCCTGAGCCGGGCCGGGCTCCCATTCGGGCTGATGCGCCGGGAGCTGGCGTGCGAAGGCTACCCCATTGAGCTGCGGTGCCCAGGCAGCGACGTCATCATGGTGGAGAACGCCAACTATGGGCGCACAGACGACAAGATCTGCGATGCCGACCCTTTCCAGATGGAGAACGTGCAGTGCTACCTGCCCGACGCCTTCAAGATCATGTCACAGAg GTGTAACAACCGCACCCAGTGCGTGGTGGTTGCCGGCTCTGACGCCTTTCCCGACCCCTGTCCTGGGACCTACAAGTACCTGGAGGTGCAGTACGACTGTGTCCCCTACA AAGTGGAGCAGAAAG TCTTCGTGTGCCCAGGGACCCTGCAGAAGGTGTTGGAGCCCACCTCCACGCACGAATCGGAACACCAGTCTGGAGCGTGGTGCAAGGACCCGCTGCAGGCGGGTGACCGTATCTACGTCATGCCCTGGATCCCCTACCGTACAGACACGCTGACGGAGTATGCCTCGTGGGAAGACTACGTGGCCGCGCGCCACACCACCACCTACCGCCTGCCCAACCGCGTGGACGGCACGGGCTTCGTGGTCTACGACGGCGCGGTCTTCTACAACAAGGAGCGCACGCGCAACATCGTCAAGTACGATCTGCGCACACGCATCAAGAGCGGGGAGACGGTCATCAACACGGCCAACTACCACGACACGTCGCCCTACCGCTGGGGGGGCAAGACGGACATCGACCTGGCTGTGGACGAGAATGGGCTGTGGGTCATCTACGCCACCGAGGGCAACAACGGGCGCCTGGTGGTGAGCCAGCTCAACCCCTACACGCTGCGCTTCGAGGGCACGTGGGAGACGGGCTACGACAAGCGCTCGGCGTCCAACGCCTTCATGGTGTGCGGAGTCCTGTACGTGCTGCGCTCCGTGTACGTGGACGATGACAGCGAGGCGGCCGGCAACCGCGTGGACTACGCCTTCAACACCAACGCCAACCGCGAGGAGCCGGTCAGCCTGGCCTTCCCCAACCCCTACCAGTTCGTCTCCTCCGTGGACTACAACCCTCGCGACAACCAGCTCTACGTCTGGAACAACTATTTCGTGGTGCGCTACAGCCTGGAGTTCGGACCGCCCGACCCCAGTGCTG GCCCAGCCACTTCCCCGCCTCTCAGCACAACCACCACGGCCCGACCCACACCTCTCACCAGCACGGCCTCGCCCGCAGCCACCACCCCGCTCCGCCGAGTGCCCCTCACCACGCACCCTGTGGGTGCCATCAACCAGCTGGGACCTGACCTGCCTCCAGCcacagccccagctcccagcacccgGCGGCCCCCAGCCCCCAATCTGCACATGTCCCCAGAGCTCTTCTGTGAACCTCGAGAGGTCCGGCGGGTCCAATGGCCAGCCACCCAGCAGGGCATGCTGGTTGAGAGGCCCTGCCCCAAGGGGACCCGAG GAATTGCCTCCTTCCAGTGTCTACCAGCCCTGGGGCTCTGGAACCCCCGGGGCCCTGACCTCAGCAACTGCACCTCCCCCTGGGTCAACCAGGTGGCCCAGAAG ATCAAGAGTGGGGAGAATGCAGCCAACATTGCCAGCGAGCTCGCCCGTCACACCCGAGGCTCCATCTACGCGGGTGACGTGTCCTCCTCCGTGAAGCTGATGGAGCAGCTGCTGGATATTCTGGATGCCCAGTTACAGGCCTTGCGGCCCATTGAGCGCGAGTCAGCGGGCAAAAACTACAACAAG ATGCACAAGCGGGAGAGAACTTGCAAAGACTACATCAAG GCTGTGGTGGAGACAGTGGACAACCTGCTGCGACCAGAGGCCCTGGAGTCCTGGAAGGACATGAATGCCACGGAGCAGGTGCATACAGCCACCATGCTCTTGGATGTGCTGGAGGAGGGTGCCTTCCTGCTGGCCGACAATGTCAGGGAGCCCGCCCGCTTCCTGGCTGCCAAACAGAATGTGG TCCTGGAGGTGACAGTCCTAAACACGGAGGGCCAAGTGCAGGAGCTGGTGTTCCCCCAGGAATACCCAAGCGAGAACTCCATCCAGCTGTCCGCCAATACCATCAAGCAGAACAGCCGCAACG GTGTGGTCAAAGTTGTCTTCATCCTCTACAACAACCTGGGCCTCTTCTTGTCCACCGAGAATGCCACGGTGAAGCTAGCGGGTGAAGCAGGTTCCGGTGGCCCAGGTGGCGCCTCCCTGGTGGTGAACTCCCAGGTCATCGCAGCGTCCATCAACAAGGAGTCCAGTCGCGTCTTTCTCATGGACCCTGTCATCTTCACCGTGGCCCACCTGGAG GCCAAGAACCACTTCAATGCTAACTGCTCCTTCTGGAACTACTCGGAGCGTTCCATGCTGGGCTACTGGTCAACCCAGGGCTGCCGCCTGGTGGAGTCCAACAAGACCCATACCACGTGTGCCTGCAGCCACCTCACCAACTTTGCCGTGCTAATGGCTCACCGCGAGATC TACCAGGGCCGCATCAATGAGCTGCTCCTGTCGGTCATCACCTGGGTGGGCATCGTGATCTCCCTCGTCTGCCTGGCCATCTGTATCTCCACCTTCTGCTTCTTGCGGGGGTTGCAGACCGACCGCAACACCATCCACAAGAACCTGTGCATCAACCTCTTTCTGGCCGAGCTGCTCTTCCTGGTCGGGATAGACAAGACTCAGTATGAG atCGCTTGCCCCATCTTCGCCGGCTTGCTGCATTACTTCTTCCTGGCCGCCTTCTCCTGGCTGTGCCTGGAGGGCGTGCACCTCTACCTGCTGCTGGTGGAAGTGTTCGAGAGCGAGTACTCCCGCACCAAGTACTACTACCtgggtggctactgcttcccggcccTGGTGGTGGGCATCGCGGCGGCCATTGACTACCGCAGCTATGGCACCGAGAAGGC CTGCTGGCTCCGAGTCGACAATTACTTCATCTGGAGCTTCATTGGACCTGTCTCTTTTGTTATCGTG GTGAACTTGGTGTTCCTCATGGTGACCCTGCACAAGATGATCCGGAGCTCATCCGTGCTCAAACCCGACTCCAGTCGCCTGGACAACATTAA atccTGGGCCCTGGGGGCCATCGCGCTGCTCTTCCTGCTGGGCCTCACCTGGGCCTTCGGCCTGCTCTTCATCAATAAGGAGTCCGTGGTCATGGCCTATCTCTTCACCACCTTCAACGCCTTCCAGGGGGTCTTCATCTTTGTCTTTCACTGCGCCTTACAGAAGAAG gtgcaCAAGGAGTACAGCAAGTGCCTGCGTCACTCCTACTGCTGCATCCGCTCCCCACCCGGGGGCGCTCACGGCTCACTCAAGACCTCAGCCATGCGGAGCAACACCCGCTACTACACAGGGACCCAG AGCCGAATCCGGAGGATGTGGAATGACACCGTGAGGAAACAGACGGAGTCCTCCTTCATGGCAGGCGACATCAACAGCACCCCCACCCTGAACCGAG GTACCATGGGGAACCACCTGCTGACCAACCCCGTGTTGCAGCCCCGTGGGGGCACCAGCCCCTATAACACCCTCATCGCCGAGTCGGTGGGCTTTAATCCCTCCTCACCCCCTGTCTTCAACTCCCCAG GGAGCTACCGGGAACCCA AGCACCCTCTGGGAGGCCGGGAAGCCTGCGGCATGGACACATTGCCCCTCAACGGCAACTTCAACAACAGTTACTCCTTGCGAAGCGGGGATTTCCCTCCAGGGGATGGGGCCTCTGAGCCACCCCGAGGCCGGAACCTGGCCGATGCTGCTGCCTTCGAGAAGATGATCATCTCAGAGCTGGTACACAACAACCTGCGGGGCAGCAGCAGTGGGGCCAAGGGCCCCCCACCACCCGAACCCCCTGTGCCACCTGTGCCAGGGGGTGgtggcgaggaagaagcaggcgggCCCGGGGGTGCTGACCGGGCAGAGATCGAACTTCTCTACAAGGCCCTGGAGGAGCCGCTGCTGCTGCCCCGGGCCCAGTCGGTGCTGTACCAGAGCGATCTGGATGAGTCGGAGAGCTGCACTGCGGAGGATGGGGCCACCAGCCGGCCCCTATCCTCCCCTCCGGGTCGGGACTCCCTCTACGCCAGTGGGGCCAACCTGCGGGACTCGCCCTCCTACCCGGACAGCAGCCCCGAGGGGCCCAGtgaggccctgcccccacccccgcctgcaCCCCCCGGTCCCCCTGAAATCTACTACACCTCGCGCCCACCGGCCCTGGTGGCCCGGAACCCCCTGCAGGGCTACTACCAGGTGCGGCGGCCCAGCCACGAGGGCTACCTGGCGGCCCCGGGCCTCGAGGGGCCAGGGCCCGATGGGGATGGGCAGATGCAGCTGGTCACCAGTCTCTGA
- the ADGRL1 gene encoding adhesion G protein-coupled receptor L1 isoform X4: MARLAAALWSVCVTAVLVTSATQGLSRAGLPFGLMRRELACEGYPIELRCPGSDVIMVENANYGRTDDKICDADPFQMENVQCYLPDAFKIMSQRCNNRTQCVVVAGSDAFPDPCPGTYKYLEVQYDCVPYIEVEQKVFVCPGTLQKVLEPTSTHESEHQSGAWCKDPLQAGDRIYVMPWIPYRTDTLTEYASWEDYVAARHTTTYRLPNRVDGTGFVVYDGAVFYNKERTRNIVKYDLRTRIKSGETVINTANYHDTSPYRWGGKTDIDLAVDENGLWVIYATEGNNGRLVVSQLNPYTLRFEGTWETGYDKRSASNAFMVCGVLYVLRSVYVDDDSEAAGNRVDYAFNTNANREEPVSLAFPNPYQFVSSVDYNPRDNQLYVWNNYFVVRYSLEFGPPDPSAGPATSPPLSTTTTARPTPLTSTASPAATTPLRRVPLTTHPVGAINQLGPDLPPATAPAPSTRRPPAPNLHMSPELFCEPREVRRVQWPATQQGMLVERPCPKGTRGIASFQCLPALGLWNPRGPDLSNCTSPWVNQVAQKIKSGENAANIASELARHTRGSIYAGDVSSSVKLMEQLLDILDAQLQALRPIERESAGKNYNKMHKRERTCKDYIKAVVETVDNLLRPEALESWKDMNATEQVHTATMLLDVLEEGAFLLADNVREPARFLAAKQNVVLEVTVLNTEGQVQELVFPQEYPSENSIQLSANTIKQNSRNGVVKVVFILYNNLGLFLSTENATVKLAGEAGSGGPGGASLVVNSQVIAASINKESSRVFLMDPVIFTVAHLEAKNHFNANCSFWNYSERSMLGYWSTQGCRLVESNKTHTTCACSHLTNFAVLMAHREIYQGRINELLLSVITWVGIVISLVCLAICISTFCFLRGLQTDRNTIHKNLCINLFLAELLFLVGIDKTQYEIACPIFAGLLHYFFLAAFSWLCLEGVHLYLLLVEVFESEYSRTKYYYLGGYCFPALVVGIAAAIDYRSYGTEKACWLRVDNYFIWSFIGPVSFVIVVNLVFLMVTLHKMIRSSSVLKPDSSRLDNIKSWALGAIALLFLLGLTWAFGLLFINKESVVMAYLFTTFNAFQGVFIFVFHCALQKKVHKEYSKCLRHSYCCIRSPPGGAHGSLKTSAMRSNTRYYTGTQSRIRRMWNDTVRKQTESSFMAGDINSTPTLNRGTMGNHLLTNPVLQPRGGTSPYNTLIAESVGFNPSSPPVFNSPEHPLGGREACGMDTLPLNGNFNNSYSLRSGDFPPGDGASEPPRGRNLADAAAFEKMIISELVHNNLRGSSSGAKGPPPPEPPVPPVPGGGGEEEAGGPGGADRAEIELLYKALEEPLLLPRAQSVLYQSDLDESESCTAEDGATSRPLSSPPGRDSLYASGANLRDSPSYPDSSPEGPSEALPPPPPAPPGPPEIYYTSRPPALVARNPLQGYYQVRRPSHEGYLAAPGLEGPGPDGDGQMQLVTSL; encoded by the exons ATGGCCCGCCTGGCCGCCGCGCTCTGGAGTGTGTGCGTCACCGCCGTCCTGGTCACCTCGGCCACCCAAG GCCTGAGCCGGGCCGGGCTCCCATTCGGGCTGATGCGCCGGGAGCTGGCGTGCGAAGGCTACCCCATTGAGCTGCGGTGCCCAGGCAGCGACGTCATCATGGTGGAGAACGCCAACTATGGGCGCACAGACGACAAGATCTGCGATGCCGACCCTTTCCAGATGGAGAACGTGCAGTGCTACCTGCCCGACGCCTTCAAGATCATGTCACAGAg GTGTAACAACCGCACCCAGTGCGTGGTGGTTGCCGGCTCTGACGCCTTTCCCGACCCCTGTCCTGGGACCTACAAGTACCTGGAGGTGCAGTACGACTGTGTCCCCTACA TAGAAGTGGAGCAGAAAG TCTTCGTGTGCCCAGGGACCCTGCAGAAGGTGTTGGAGCCCACCTCCACGCACGAATCGGAACACCAGTCTGGAGCGTGGTGCAAGGACCCGCTGCAGGCGGGTGACCGTATCTACGTCATGCCCTGGATCCCCTACCGTACAGACACGCTGACGGAGTATGCCTCGTGGGAAGACTACGTGGCCGCGCGCCACACCACCACCTACCGCCTGCCCAACCGCGTGGACGGCACGGGCTTCGTGGTCTACGACGGCGCGGTCTTCTACAACAAGGAGCGCACGCGCAACATCGTCAAGTACGATCTGCGCACACGCATCAAGAGCGGGGAGACGGTCATCAACACGGCCAACTACCACGACACGTCGCCCTACCGCTGGGGGGGCAAGACGGACATCGACCTGGCTGTGGACGAGAATGGGCTGTGGGTCATCTACGCCACCGAGGGCAACAACGGGCGCCTGGTGGTGAGCCAGCTCAACCCCTACACGCTGCGCTTCGAGGGCACGTGGGAGACGGGCTACGACAAGCGCTCGGCGTCCAACGCCTTCATGGTGTGCGGAGTCCTGTACGTGCTGCGCTCCGTGTACGTGGACGATGACAGCGAGGCGGCCGGCAACCGCGTGGACTACGCCTTCAACACCAACGCCAACCGCGAGGAGCCGGTCAGCCTGGCCTTCCCCAACCCCTACCAGTTCGTCTCCTCCGTGGACTACAACCCTCGCGACAACCAGCTCTACGTCTGGAACAACTATTTCGTGGTGCGCTACAGCCTGGAGTTCGGACCGCCCGACCCCAGTGCTG GCCCAGCCACTTCCCCGCCTCTCAGCACAACCACCACGGCCCGACCCACACCTCTCACCAGCACGGCCTCGCCCGCAGCCACCACCCCGCTCCGCCGAGTGCCCCTCACCACGCACCCTGTGGGTGCCATCAACCAGCTGGGACCTGACCTGCCTCCAGCcacagccccagctcccagcacccgGCGGCCCCCAGCCCCCAATCTGCACATGTCCCCAGAGCTCTTCTGTGAACCTCGAGAGGTCCGGCGGGTCCAATGGCCAGCCACCCAGCAGGGCATGCTGGTTGAGAGGCCCTGCCCCAAGGGGACCCGAG GAATTGCCTCCTTCCAGTGTCTACCAGCCCTGGGGCTCTGGAACCCCCGGGGCCCTGACCTCAGCAACTGCACCTCCCCCTGGGTCAACCAGGTGGCCCAGAAG ATCAAGAGTGGGGAGAATGCAGCCAACATTGCCAGCGAGCTCGCCCGTCACACCCGAGGCTCCATCTACGCGGGTGACGTGTCCTCCTCCGTGAAGCTGATGGAGCAGCTGCTGGATATTCTGGATGCCCAGTTACAGGCCTTGCGGCCCATTGAGCGCGAGTCAGCGGGCAAAAACTACAACAAG ATGCACAAGCGGGAGAGAACTTGCAAAGACTACATCAAG GCTGTGGTGGAGACAGTGGACAACCTGCTGCGACCAGAGGCCCTGGAGTCCTGGAAGGACATGAATGCCACGGAGCAGGTGCATACAGCCACCATGCTCTTGGATGTGCTGGAGGAGGGTGCCTTCCTGCTGGCCGACAATGTCAGGGAGCCCGCCCGCTTCCTGGCTGCCAAACAGAATGTGG TCCTGGAGGTGACAGTCCTAAACACGGAGGGCCAAGTGCAGGAGCTGGTGTTCCCCCAGGAATACCCAAGCGAGAACTCCATCCAGCTGTCCGCCAATACCATCAAGCAGAACAGCCGCAACG GTGTGGTCAAAGTTGTCTTCATCCTCTACAACAACCTGGGCCTCTTCTTGTCCACCGAGAATGCCACGGTGAAGCTAGCGGGTGAAGCAGGTTCCGGTGGCCCAGGTGGCGCCTCCCTGGTGGTGAACTCCCAGGTCATCGCAGCGTCCATCAACAAGGAGTCCAGTCGCGTCTTTCTCATGGACCCTGTCATCTTCACCGTGGCCCACCTGGAG GCCAAGAACCACTTCAATGCTAACTGCTCCTTCTGGAACTACTCGGAGCGTTCCATGCTGGGCTACTGGTCAACCCAGGGCTGCCGCCTGGTGGAGTCCAACAAGACCCATACCACGTGTGCCTGCAGCCACCTCACCAACTTTGCCGTGCTAATGGCTCACCGCGAGATC TACCAGGGCCGCATCAATGAGCTGCTCCTGTCGGTCATCACCTGGGTGGGCATCGTGATCTCCCTCGTCTGCCTGGCCATCTGTATCTCCACCTTCTGCTTCTTGCGGGGGTTGCAGACCGACCGCAACACCATCCACAAGAACCTGTGCATCAACCTCTTTCTGGCCGAGCTGCTCTTCCTGGTCGGGATAGACAAGACTCAGTATGAG atCGCTTGCCCCATCTTCGCCGGCTTGCTGCATTACTTCTTCCTGGCCGCCTTCTCCTGGCTGTGCCTGGAGGGCGTGCACCTCTACCTGCTGCTGGTGGAAGTGTTCGAGAGCGAGTACTCCCGCACCAAGTACTACTACCtgggtggctactgcttcccggcccTGGTGGTGGGCATCGCGGCGGCCATTGACTACCGCAGCTATGGCACCGAGAAGGC CTGCTGGCTCCGAGTCGACAATTACTTCATCTGGAGCTTCATTGGACCTGTCTCTTTTGTTATCGTG GTGAACTTGGTGTTCCTCATGGTGACCCTGCACAAGATGATCCGGAGCTCATCCGTGCTCAAACCCGACTCCAGTCGCCTGGACAACATTAA atccTGGGCCCTGGGGGCCATCGCGCTGCTCTTCCTGCTGGGCCTCACCTGGGCCTTCGGCCTGCTCTTCATCAATAAGGAGTCCGTGGTCATGGCCTATCTCTTCACCACCTTCAACGCCTTCCAGGGGGTCTTCATCTTTGTCTTTCACTGCGCCTTACAGAAGAAG gtgcaCAAGGAGTACAGCAAGTGCCTGCGTCACTCCTACTGCTGCATCCGCTCCCCACCCGGGGGCGCTCACGGCTCACTCAAGACCTCAGCCATGCGGAGCAACACCCGCTACTACACAGGGACCCAG AGCCGAATCCGGAGGATGTGGAATGACACCGTGAGGAAACAGACGGAGTCCTCCTTCATGGCAGGCGACATCAACAGCACCCCCACCCTGAACCGAG GTACCATGGGGAACCACCTGCTGACCAACCCCGTGTTGCAGCCCCGTGGGGGCACCAGCCCCTATAACACCCTCATCGCCGAGTCGGTGGGCTTTAATCCCTCCTCACCCCCTGTCTTCAACTCCCCAG AGCACCCTCTGGGAGGCCGGGAAGCCTGCGGCATGGACACATTGCCCCTCAACGGCAACTTCAACAACAGTTACTCCTTGCGAAGCGGGGATTTCCCTCCAGGGGATGGGGCCTCTGAGCCACCCCGAGGCCGGAACCTGGCCGATGCTGCTGCCTTCGAGAAGATGATCATCTCAGAGCTGGTACACAACAACCTGCGGGGCAGCAGCAGTGGGGCCAAGGGCCCCCCACCACCCGAACCCCCTGTGCCACCTGTGCCAGGGGGTGgtggcgaggaagaagcaggcgggCCCGGGGGTGCTGACCGGGCAGAGATCGAACTTCTCTACAAGGCCCTGGAGGAGCCGCTGCTGCTGCCCCGGGCCCAGTCGGTGCTGTACCAGAGCGATCTGGATGAGTCGGAGAGCTGCACTGCGGAGGATGGGGCCACCAGCCGGCCCCTATCCTCCCCTCCGGGTCGGGACTCCCTCTACGCCAGTGGGGCCAACCTGCGGGACTCGCCCTCCTACCCGGACAGCAGCCCCGAGGGGCCCAGtgaggccctgcccccacccccgcctgcaCCCCCCGGTCCCCCTGAAATCTACTACACCTCGCGCCCACCGGCCCTGGTGGCCCGGAACCCCCTGCAGGGCTACTACCAGGTGCGGCGGCCCAGCCACGAGGGCTACCTGGCGGCCCCGGGCCTCGAGGGGCCAGGGCCCGATGGGGATGGGCAGATGCAGCTGGTCACCAGTCTCTGA